The following coding sequences lie in one Thermoplasmata archaeon genomic window:
- a CDS encoding trimethylamine methyltransferase family protein, whose translation MKTVANLRTRFLERGEEDLIHEQSLRSLQELGVLIHSESVLKMLKEAGAEVDLKTEIAKIPEALVKDAIKKAPRKIRYASRDG comes from the coding sequence GTGAAGACGGTGGCGAACTTGCGAACCCGGTTTCTCGAGCGGGGCGAGGAGGATCTCATTCACGAGCAGAGCCTCCGAAGTCTGCAGGAACTCGGCGTCCTGATCCACAGCGAATCCGTCCTGAAGATGCTGAAGGAGGCCGGGGCCGAGGTCGATCTGAAGACGGAGATTGCGAAGATCCCGGAGGCCTTGGTCAAGGACGCGATCAAAAAGGCGCCGCGGAAGATTCGCTATGCCTCGCGGGACGGGA